A window of Zingiber officinale cultivar Zhangliang chromosome 5A, Zo_v1.1, whole genome shotgun sequence contains these coding sequences:
- the LOC121981884 gene encoding cytidine deaminase 1-like, producing MEPAISTGGRFVIEAEEAEALAKEAGVTAVRELVPLLVPAAKLMARPPISRFSVGAVGLGANGRIFVGVNVEFPGLPLHHSVHAEQFVVANAAAHGESAILYIAVSAFPCGHCRQFLQEIRGAGEIQILVTSDADPAFRPLSSLLPHPFGPHDLLPKGAPRLLEPHKNDLGGLDRNGGGGGGDLGQRMREAAKAAARASHAPYSGCAAGFSVADGKERVYAGSYVESAAYNPSLGPVQAAMIACLAAGGGGEGEVVGKGIVEAVLVEKEAAAVSHESTARIFLAAVSPAARLEVFRFESSAAE from the coding sequence ATGGAGCCGGCGATCTCGACTGGCGGAAGGTTCGTGATCGAGGCGGAGGAGGCGGAAGCGCTGGCCAAGGAGGCGGGCGTCACGGCCGTGAGGGAACTCGTACCCCTCCTCGTCCCCGCGGCCAAGCTGATGGCGCGACCCCCCATCTCCCGCTTCTCCGTCGGCGCCGTCGGGTTGGGCGCCAACGGCCGCATCTTCGTCGGCGTCAACGTCGAGTTCCCTGGCCTGCCGCTGCATCACTCCGTCCATGCCGAACAGTTCGTGGTGGCCAACGCAGCTGCGCACGGCGAGTCCGCGATCCTGTACATCGCCGTATCCGCCTTCCCTTGTGGCCACTGCCGCCAGTTCCTCCAGGAGATCCGTGGCGCCGGGGAGATTCAGATCCTGGTCACCTCCGACGCCGACCCCGCCTTCCGCCCCCTGTCCTCCCTCCTGCCCCACCCTTTCGGCCCCCACGATCTCCTCCCCAAGGGCGCGCCGCGCCTCCTCGAGCCGCACAAAAACGACCTCGGTGGCCTCGATCGCAATGGGGGCGGAGGAGGCGGCGATTTGGGGCAGAGGATGCGGGAGGCCGCGAAGGCGGCGGCTAGGGCATCGCACGCGCCGTACTCCGGGTGCGCGGCGGGGTTTTCTGTGGCCGACGGGAAGGAAAGGGTGTACGCCGGGTCCTACGTGGAGTCGGCCGCGTACAACCCTAGCCTCGGCCCCGTCCAGGCAGCGATGATCGCCTGCCTGGCCGCTGGCGGCGGGGGCGAGGGAGAGGTCGTCGGGAAGGGGATCGTGGAGGCGGTCCTAGTGGAGAAGGAGGCCGCGGCGGTGTCCCACGAATCGACGGCGAGGATCTTCCTCGCGGCCGTGTCGCCGGCCGCGCGCCTGGAGGTCTTCCGCTTCGAGTCCTCCGCCGCGGAGTGA